From the genome of Gopherus evgoodei ecotype Sinaloan lineage chromosome 5, rGopEvg1_v1.p, whole genome shotgun sequence, one region includes:
- the LOC115652918 gene encoding serine protease 33-like, with protein MMGGLHSQLAALLLLLVLLSPAHGAEESQDQPVFSGIIGGQDAQEGRWPWQVSVQEYDDEKREYHHICGGSLISAQWVESATHCFNRSFPQSAYRVNLGEHQLSNPSLSRVSSPVRQLLIHPDYNRGTRAADIALVQLAEPVRYTDEILPVCLPGPSDSFPDNHMCWVTGWGRIDSEVSLPPPKTLQEVQVQLIDTAACNALYNIDPAPNIGRDPIKPDMICAGYAEGQRDSCQDDSGGLLACDHNGTWFLMGVTSCGDDCGQPNRLSVYVQTVAYGEWIWGHVVSGGQATSMENSISGVNDARSSFSTYTLLFTTLLMSL; from the exons ATGATGGGGGGGCTTCACTCCCAGCTGGCtgcgctgctcctgctgctggtgctgctgtccCCAGCGCATG GTGCTGAGGAGAGTCAAGACCAGCCAG TGTTCAGCGGTATCATCGGGGGGCAGGATGCACAGGAGGGTCGATGGCCCTGGCAGGTCAGTGTGCAGGAATATGATGATGAAAAACGTGAATACCACCACATCTGTGGAGGATCCCTCATCTCAGCCCAATGGGTGGAGTCAGCCACTCACTGCTTCAATCG ctctttCCCTCAATCTGCCTATCGTGTGAACCTCGGGGAGCACCAGCTGTCCAATCCCTCCCTGAGCCGGGTCTCTTCCCCTGTGCGCCAGCTCCTCATCCACCCCGATTACAACAGGGGGACCCGTGCAGCCGACATCGCCCTAGTGCAGCTAGCGGAGCCAGTGCGATACACCGACGAAATCCTCCCCGTCTGCTTGCCTGGACCCTCCGACTCCTTCCCTGACAACCACATGTGCTGGGTCACTGGTTGGGGGAGAATAGACTCTGAGG tctctctcccaccccccaagacGCTGCAGGAGgttcaggtccagctgatcgACACTGCAGCCTGCAACGCCCTCTACAACATCGACCCGGCCCCTAACATTGGCAGGGACCCCATCAAACCCGACATGATCTGTGCTGGCTACGCCGAAGGGCAGAGGGACTCCTGCCAG GATGACtctggggggctgctggcctgtgaCCACAATGGGACCTGGTTCCTGATGGGAGTTACGAGTTGTGGGGATGACTGTGGCCAGCCCAATCGTCTCAGTGTCTATGTCCAGACAGTGGCCTACGGTGAATGGATATGGGGGCACGTGGTGTCCGGGGGCCAAGCCACATCCATGGAGAACAGCATCTCTGGAGTAAATGATGCCAGATCCTCCTTCAGCACCTACACGCTTCTCTTCACCACTCTCCTGATGTCACTGTGA
- the LOC115652713 gene encoding LOW QUALITY PROTEIN: tryptase gamma-like (The sequence of the model RefSeq protein was modified relative to this genomic sequence to represent the inferred CDS: deleted 2 bases in 1 codon), translating into MVGAEVLLSSSSTPISAYRMNLGEYQLSNPPPPTRIPSPMRCIVRHSDYNPSTLVANVALVQLTEPVNFTGTIRPISLGSSTQFPAGEKCWVTGWGHIGWGCGDVLLPPRTLQQLQVSFVNVSSCEKLIGSRRRNQPTMLCTKAQDARSGPCKGDSGGPLVCPKGNSFILAGIVSWGINCTASPPPHPGVYTRVSVYAKWIQEVTGSAGPSAFSPAVLSAGTTPLGSLSNGLVCLCLALALIALLLAGLLLPAL; encoded by the exons ATGGTAGGAGCCGAGGTGCTCCTAAGTAGTAG ctctacCCCTATCTCTGCCTATCGCATGAACCTGGGAGAGTACCAGCTCTCCAACCCCCCGCCC CCGACTCGGATCCCGTCCCCCATGCGTTGCATTGTCAGGCATTCCGATTACAACCCGAGCACACTCGTCGCCAACGTTGCCCTGGTGCAGCTGACGGAACCTGTCAACTTCACGGGCACCATCCGCCCCATCTCCCTGGGCTCCTCCACCCAGTTCCCAGCAGGGGAAAAGTGCTGGGTCACTGGCTGGGGCCACATCGGATGGGGGTGtggag ATGTGCTTCTGCCACCCCGGACGCTTCAGCAGCTGCAGGTTTCTTTCGTCAATGTGTCGAGCTGCGAAAAGCTCATAGGGAGCCGCAGACGGAACCAACCCACGATGCTGTGCACTAAGGCCCAAGATGCCCGTAGTGGCCCCTGCAAG GGTGACTCTGGGGGGCCTCTGGTCTGTCCAAAGGGAAACAGCTTCATCTTGGCTGGGATCGTCAGCTGGGGGATTAACTgcacagcctccccacccccccacccagggGTGTACACCCGGGTCTCGGTCTATGCCAAGTGGATCCAGGAGGTCACAGGCAGCGCTGGCCCCTCTGCCTTCTCTCCTGCTGTACTCAGTGCCGGTACTACCCCACTGGGGTCCCTCAGCAAtggcttagtctgcttatgcctagcactgGCTCTGATTGCACTGCTCCTTGCTGGGCTCCTGCTGCCAGCCCTGTGA